A window of the Verminephrobacter eiseniae EF01-2 genome harbors these coding sequences:
- a CDS encoding CaiB/BaiF CoA transferase family protein — MQDSPSSSFSAYPLAGITVLDLGQIYQGPYCGFLLAMAGARVIKIEPPKGEPIRSRRGVSVPLAMLNSNKEGITLDLKSNEGRDAFLRLVDRADVVIENFLPGVMDRLGVGGKLLLGRNPRLIFASASGYGSSGPYRDLLAMDLTIQAMSGMINATGFPDQSPVKAGPSICDFLGGAHLYGAVITALFERSRTGAGRICEVAMLDAAYIALTSTIGLHFDDPTANPRTGSRHAGMAMAPYNVYPSADGYVAIICVNEEHWHGVARAMGRADLIGDSRFATHAARCAIMEEIDTMVGAWTGKLTRDRLMDASKVHRFPAAPVRKTAEVVQDPHLHARGMLIDFDHPELGPVVLPNSPMRFDGLPPMPLRASPSLGQDNTRILKTHAAMPLEQA; from the coding sequence ATGCAGGACTCTCCTTCATCTTCCTTCTCCGCCTATCCGCTCGCGGGGATCACGGTTCTTGACCTTGGCCAGATCTATCAGGGCCCATACTGCGGCTTTCTCTTGGCGATGGCTGGTGCTCGCGTCATCAAGATCGAACCCCCGAAGGGAGAACCAATACGTTCCAGACGTGGTGTTTCAGTTCCTCTGGCGATGTTGAACTCGAACAAGGAGGGCATAACGCTTGACCTGAAAAGTAATGAAGGACGTGACGCCTTCTTGCGACTCGTCGATCGAGCCGATGTGGTTATCGAGAATTTCTTGCCAGGGGTGATGGACAGACTGGGTGTGGGTGGAAAGTTGCTTTTGGGACGCAACCCCCGCCTCATTTTCGCATCGGCATCCGGTTATGGCAGCAGCGGGCCCTACCGGGATTTGCTGGCGATGGATCTGACCATTCAGGCCATGTCGGGAATGATCAATGCGACCGGATTTCCAGACCAATCGCCTGTGAAGGCGGGGCCGTCGATTTGCGACTTCCTGGGCGGCGCTCATTTGTATGGTGCCGTAATCACTGCATTGTTCGAACGATCCCGCACCGGCGCAGGACGTATCTGCGAGGTCGCCATGCTGGACGCAGCCTACATCGCACTGACGTCCACCATCGGTCTGCATTTCGATGATCCGACGGCCAACCCGCGAACTGGCAGCCGCCATGCCGGTATGGCCATGGCCCCCTATAACGTCTATCCATCCGCCGATGGTTATGTCGCGATTATCTGTGTGAACGAAGAACACTGGCACGGCGTGGCACGCGCGATGGGCCGCGCGGACCTGATTGGTGATTCGCGCTTTGCAACGCATGCGGCCCGCTGCGCCATCATGGAGGAAATCGACACCATGGTCGGTGCCTGGACCGGAAAGCTCACGCGCGATCGACTCATGGATGCGTCAAAGGTCCACCGGTTTCCTGCTGCGCCGGTTCGGAAGACGGCGGAGGTGGTCCAAGACCCCCATCTTCACGCACGGGGAATGCTGATCGATTTTGACCATCCTGAACTTGGCCCGGTGGTGTTGCCGAACAGCCCGATGCGCTTTGACGGATTGCCCCCGATGCCGTTGAGAGCAAGCCCCAGCCTTGGCCAAGACAACACGCGCATCTTGAAAACACATGCAGCGATGCCGCTTGAACAGGCTTGA
- a CDS encoding helix-turn-helix domain-containing protein, giving the protein MALDRRIGTANAPHQLFASTPVQRVALARQQFFEEGVRPSGLVGEAVIQSWMRCSRTHTDRQRILPFDAVTPSRLHATLARNRELLDVARQELVQMEHALAGTDCRVILIDREGVVVYATQQSTAAHQPVLRKTARVGVNISERVIGTTAPGIVASTGQACTVNGAEHFFDVLCHMQCAAAPIRDVTGQLAGVLDLSAEAQHFGFDAASIVSLYATIIENRLLQAQSREHLILRFQASPTLLGTPLEALAGIAPDGTIAWLNNVGARLLGRLPEVADGRDVECLLGHDLASLQRLERREAAQPLRLASGLGVWVQAHIKGADGANWRHAVAMPGEAAPRAIEREAKTDTAEACERTDCGVPAPAAETTLRGHSRKLIEETLAAHSGNVAQTARQLRVSRGTLYRRLRG; this is encoded by the coding sequence ATGGCCCTCGACAGAAGAATCGGCACGGCGAATGCACCGCACCAGCTTTTTGCCAGCACGCCCGTGCAGCGCGTAGCGCTCGCGCGGCAGCAGTTCTTCGAGGAAGGCGTGCGCCCCTCGGGCCTCGTCGGCGAGGCGGTGATCCAGTCGTGGATGCGCTGCAGCCGCACGCACACCGACCGCCAGCGCATCTTGCCCTTCGATGCGGTCACGCCAAGCCGCCTGCACGCCACGCTTGCGCGCAACCGCGAACTACTCGATGTGGCGCGGCAGGAACTGGTGCAAATGGAGCACGCGCTCGCGGGCACCGATTGCCGCGTGATCCTCATCGACCGCGAGGGCGTGGTGGTGTATGCCACGCAGCAGTCCACCGCCGCGCACCAGCCGGTGCTGCGCAAGACCGCGCGTGTGGGCGTGAACATCTCCGAGCGCGTGATCGGCACCACGGCGCCGGGCATCGTGGCGAGCACCGGGCAGGCGTGCACCGTCAATGGCGCGGAACATTTCTTCGACGTGCTGTGCCACATGCAGTGCGCGGCTGCGCCGATCCGTGACGTGACAGGGCAACTGGCCGGCGTGCTCGACCTCTCGGCGGAGGCGCAGCACTTCGGCTTCGACGCGGCGTCGATCGTGTCGCTCTATGCCACGATCATCGAGAACCGGCTGCTGCAGGCGCAGTCGCGCGAGCACCTGATCCTGCGCTTTCAGGCCAGCCCCACGCTGCTGGGCACGCCGCTCGAAGCGCTGGCCGGCATCGCGCCGGACGGCACGATCGCGTGGCTCAACAACGTGGGCGCGCGGCTGCTGGGGCGGCTGCCCGAGGTGGCCGATGGGCGCGATGTCGAATGCCTGCTGGGACACGACCTTGCAAGCCTGCAGCGGCTGGAGCGGCGAGAGGCGGCGCAGCCGCTGCGGCTGGCGAGCGGGCTGGGTGTGTGGGTGCAGGCGCACATCAAAGGCGCCGACGGTGCGAACTGGCGACATGCCGTGGCGATGCCGGGCGAGGCAGCGCCGCGCGCCATCGAACGGGAGGCAAAGACAGACACCGCCGAAGCCTGCGAGCGCACGGACTGCGGCGTGCCCGCGCCCGCTGCAGAAACAACGCTGCGCGGGCACAGCCGCAAACTGATCGAAGAAACGCTCGCTGCGCACAGCGGCAATGTCGCGCAGACGGCGCGGCAACTGCGCGTGTCGCGCGGCACGCTCTATCGCCGGTTGCGCGGCTAG
- a CDS encoding LysR family transcriptional regulator, with the protein MRNFDLNLLLVLRTLLETTSVSETARRLDSTQPSVSRMLERLRVELGDPLLVKSSNTMVRTTRANELRPLLDKVIELLQAVYRAPGDYRLRDERRTCTIGASDSLQAMFAMPLIATMRALAPNARLRFKPVPYPNPMRSLLAGEIDLLLAMTDEENSGFRSDVLFKSSFSCMCAIENPHIGTRASIAAIAAMPYLEISHMGRISAATDAIFAVADKRKNTVAAMSSFLAAPGVIANSPMICLVPDYLARTLGLHPGVKVVPLQDDLKQHTIRMIWHNTTHFDAFLGAVRSLLQEIAKTPPYTVGSDGARTDAVQKSKKVKCDRPGCDS; encoded by the coding sequence ATGCGAAACTTTGATCTGAACCTGCTGCTGGTGTTGCGAACACTGTTGGAAACCACAAGCGTTTCAGAGACCGCACGCCGACTGGACAGCACGCAACCATCGGTAAGCAGGATGTTGGAGCGATTGCGGGTCGAACTTGGCGATCCACTACTGGTCAAGAGTTCAAATACCATGGTGCGGACCACCAGGGCAAATGAATTGCGGCCCTTGCTGGATAAAGTCATCGAACTGTTGCAGGCCGTGTACCGGGCACCCGGAGACTACCGTCTTCGAGATGAGCGGCGGACTTGCACCATTGGGGCGAGCGATTCACTCCAGGCAATGTTCGCCATGCCATTGATCGCGACAATGCGTGCGTTGGCGCCAAATGCACGGTTGCGCTTCAAGCCCGTGCCTTACCCGAATCCGATGCGTTCATTGTTGGCCGGCGAAATCGATCTTCTGCTGGCGATGACCGACGAGGAGAATTCTGGCTTTCGGTCGGATGTACTGTTCAAGAGTTCCTTCTCATGCATGTGCGCCATTGAGAACCCACACATCGGTACGCGCGCCTCCATTGCGGCCATTGCGGCCATGCCTTATTTGGAAATATCCCACATGGGTCGGATATCGGCAGCCACCGACGCCATCTTCGCTGTTGCCGACAAGCGCAAGAACACCGTGGCGGCGATGTCGAGTTTTCTGGCTGCGCCCGGGGTGATTGCCAACTCACCCATGATTTGTCTGGTGCCCGACTACCTCGCGCGCACCCTGGGGCTGCATCCTGGCGTCAAGGTAGTGCCGCTGCAGGACGACTTGAAGCAACACACCATCCGCATGATTTGGCATAACACAACGCACTTCGACGCTTTCCTCGGTGCTGTGCGTTCGCTACTCCAAGAGATCGCGAAGACACCGCCATACACCGTTGGATCGGACGGCGCGCGCACGGATGCCGTCCAGAAAAGCAAGAAGGTGAAATGTGATCGTCCGGGATGCGACTCATAG
- a CDS encoding Bug family tripartite tricarboxylate transporter substrate binding protein — protein sequence METTDATRRFFCLRLGAAAVGTALNSAHAALPVGYPAKPIRIVVPFPAGQGADASARALARELEAVLGQPLIIENRPGGNNVIGVKAVTNAAADGYTLFYGTNSPMAANAVFFRDLGYDPVKDFTPVAMFGRSRWVVVVSAESPIRSFADLVEASKRQTGGVSFAVGATGYQLAVILLANSSGLVANIVPYKGTPQAITDVIGQQVTATMSDFGTMRALIEAGKVRPILAFADRRIAAIPGVPSLKDLKLDIPTLFSWTALFAAAGTSSDIVNHLAEATSKALQSPAYKEYSAKNNSEIVFAGPAELAKFQRQEVENYRHAMKVGNVEPQ from the coding sequence ATGGAAACTACGGATGCGACCCGCAGATTTTTTTGCCTGCGGCTTGGCGCTGCGGCGGTGGGAACGGCCCTGAACTCCGCGCACGCAGCCTTGCCGGTTGGCTATCCGGCCAAACCCATCCGTATCGTGGTGCCATTCCCGGCAGGGCAGGGCGCGGACGCATCGGCGCGTGCGCTGGCACGCGAATTGGAGGCTGTTTTGGGCCAGCCACTCATCATTGAAAACCGGCCCGGTGGCAACAATGTCATTGGCGTGAAGGCCGTCACCAATGCTGCTGCCGATGGCTACACACTGTTTTATGGCACCAATTCGCCGATGGCGGCGAATGCGGTATTCTTCCGAGACTTGGGGTACGACCCGGTCAAAGACTTCACGCCGGTCGCGATGTTTGGCCGCAGCCGCTGGGTCGTGGTGGTGTCCGCAGAATCGCCCATTCGATCATTTGCTGATTTGGTCGAAGCGTCCAAACGTCAGACTGGCGGCGTGAGTTTCGCTGTCGGGGCCACCGGCTATCAGCTTGCCGTCATCTTGCTGGCCAATTCTTCCGGACTCGTTGCAAATATCGTCCCCTACAAAGGCACACCGCAGGCGATTACCGATGTCATCGGGCAGCAGGTGACGGCAACCATGTCCGACTTCGGTACGATGCGCGCCCTCATCGAGGCAGGAAAGGTTCGTCCCATCCTGGCCTTCGCCGACCGGCGTATCGCCGCGATTCCGGGCGTTCCCAGTCTCAAGGACTTGAAACTGGACATCCCCACCTTGTTTAGCTGGACTGCACTTTTTGCGGCCGCCGGCACATCTTCGGACATCGTCAACCACTTGGCCGAGGCGACGAGCAAGGCACTGCAAAGCCCTGCGTACAAAGAGTACAGCGCGAAGAACAACAGCGAGATCGTCTTCGCGGGGCCCGCTGAACTCGCGAAGTTTCAACGCCAAGAGGTGGAAAACTATCGCCATGCCATGAAAGTAGGCAATGTCGAGCCGCAGTGA
- a CDS encoding PQQ-dependent dehydrogenase, methanol/ethanol family: MRHIYSGRRLMLVGALCLGASTAAMAQSAQDAQERAATAVKRVDGNFIRANAAQKKTPDWPSTSLDYAETRFSKLDQVNADNVKQLGLVWSYNLESTRGVEATPLVVDGIMYVTASWSVVHAIDTRTGDKLWTFDPQVDKSKGYKGCCDVVNRGVALYQGKVYVAAYDGRLIALDAATGQKVWEKNTIEGQNGSYTITGAPRVFKGKVIIGNGGAEYGVRGYVSAYDAKTGEQKWRWFAVPGDPGKPFEDESMARAAKTWDPSGKYWEAGGGGTAWDSFAFDPELNLMYVGTGNGSPWAHKARSPNGGDNLYLGSVVALNPDTGKYVWHYQETPGDNWDYTSTQSMILADVKIGGKVRKVLLHAPKNGFFFVIDRSNGKFISAKNFVEVNWATGYDKNGRPIEVAAARGDKPYDSIPGPYGAHNWHPMSFNPQTGLAYLPAQNLPINLVDDKDWKFDQNMPGRPHAGLGWNLGKFANVEPPKSKPFGRLVAWDPVAQKEAWGIDYASPWNGGTLTTAGNLVFQGTADGRLLAYNAKTGEKLWETPTGTGVVAAPSTYLVDGKQYVSVAVGWGGVYGLAQRATERQGPGTVYTFALGGTAKMPDFVQYRLGKLVQGVKYDPAKVQAGTMLYISNCVFCHGVPGVDRGGNIPNLGYMDAAYIENLDKFVVQGPATARGMPDFTGKLSSDDIESIKAFIQGTADAIRPK, from the coding sequence ATGAGACACATATATTCCGGCCGGCGGCTCATGCTCGTCGGCGCCCTGTGCCTGGGCGCGTCGACGGCAGCCATGGCCCAGAGCGCACAAGATGCACAAGAGCGCGCGGCCACCGCCGTGAAGCGGGTCGACGGCAACTTCATCCGCGCCAACGCGGCGCAGAAGAAAACCCCCGACTGGCCCAGCACCAGCCTGGACTACGCGGAGACGCGCTTTAGCAAACTCGACCAGGTAAACGCCGACAACGTCAAGCAGTTGGGGCTGGTCTGGTCGTACAACCTCGAATCCACGCGCGGCGTGGAAGCCACGCCGCTGGTGGTGGACGGCATCATGTACGTCACCGCCTCATGGAGCGTGGTGCATGCCATCGACACGCGCACCGGAGACAAGCTGTGGACCTTCGATCCGCAGGTCGACAAGTCCAAAGGCTACAAGGGCTGCTGCGACGTGGTCAACCGTGGCGTGGCGCTCTACCAGGGCAAGGTCTATGTGGCGGCCTACGATGGGCGCCTGATCGCGCTCGACGCCGCCACCGGCCAGAAGGTCTGGGAAAAGAACACCATCGAGGGCCAGAACGGCAGCTACACCATCACCGGGGCGCCACGCGTGTTCAAGGGCAAGGTCATCATCGGCAACGGTGGCGCCGAGTACGGGGTGCGCGGCTACGTCAGCGCCTACGACGCAAAAACGGGCGAGCAAAAGTGGCGCTGGTTCGCGGTGCCGGGCGACCCGGGCAAACCCTTCGAGGATGAGTCGATGGCGCGCGCGGCCAAGACCTGGGACCCGAGCGGCAAGTACTGGGAGGCGGGTGGCGGCGGCACTGCGTGGGACAGCTTCGCGTTCGACCCCGAACTGAACCTGATGTACGTGGGCACCGGCAACGGCTCGCCCTGGGCGCACAAGGCGCGCAGCCCCAACGGCGGCGACAACCTCTACCTGGGCTCGGTGGTGGCGCTCAACCCCGACACCGGCAAATATGTGTGGCACTACCAGGAGACGCCCGGCGACAACTGGGACTACACCTCGACGCAATCGATGATCCTGGCCGACGTGAAGATCGGCGGCAAGGTGCGCAAGGTGCTGCTGCATGCGCCGAAGAACGGCTTTTTCTTCGTCATCGACCGCAGCAACGGCAAATTCATCTCGGCCAAGAACTTCGTCGAAGTCAACTGGGCCACCGGCTACGACAAGAACGGGCGCCCGATCGAGGTTGCCGCCGCGCGCGGCGACAAGCCCTATGACAGCATCCCCGGCCCTTACGGCGCGCACAACTGGCACCCGATGTCGTTCAACCCGCAGACCGGCCTGGCCTACCTGCCCGCACAGAATCTGCCGATCAACCTGGTGGACGACAAGGACTGGAAGTTCGATCAGAACATGCCCGGCCGCCCACATGCCGGGCTCGGTTGGAACCTCGGCAAGTTCGCCAACGTCGAGCCGCCCAAGAGCAAGCCCTTCGGCCGCCTCGTGGCGTGGGATCCGGTAGCGCAAAAGGAAGCCTGGGGCATCGACTACGCCTCGCCATGGAACGGCGGCACGCTCACCACGGCGGGCAACCTCGTGTTCCAAGGCACGGCTGACGGCCGCCTGCTGGCCTACAACGCCAAGACCGGCGAGAAACTGTGGGAGACGCCCACCGGCACCGGTGTGGTGGCGGCGCCCTCGACCTACCTGGTGGACGGCAAGCAGTATGTGTCGGTTGCGGTGGGCTGGGGCGGCGTGTACGGACTGGCGCAGCGCGCCACCGAACGGCAAGGCCCGGGCACGGTTTACACCTTCGCGCTCGGCGGCACGGCCAAGATGCCGGACTTCGTGCAATACCGCCTGGGCAAGCTGGTGCAGGGCGTGAAGTACGACCCCGCCAAGGTCCAGGCCGGCACCATGCTCTACATCAGCAACTGCGTGTTCTGCCACGGCGTGCCGGGCGTGGACCGTGGTGGCAACATCCCCAACCTCGGCTATATGGACGCAGCCTATATCGAGAACCTCGACAAGTTCGTGGTCCAGGGGCCGGCCACGGCACGCGGCATGCCCGACTTCACGGGCAAGCTCTCGAGCGACGACATCGAGAGCATCAAGGCCTTCATCCAGGGGACGGCGGACGCGATCCGGCCGAAGTAA
- a CDS encoding ABC transporter substrate-binding protein, producing the protein MAGHGQVEPCPPERQGRSIRFSKRKDAVSMKISNLRLVLGVMLAIGVHTALPAKTLTWTAGLDALSMDPHSSTNSFTNAFVTNVYESLVRFNDKLQIEPALAESWKMRNPVVWRFHLRRGVKFHNGEAFDADDVVFTWSRASSPGSLVRINLSDIKEVRKVDQYTVDIETHAPFPTLLNELVQFLVMSKSWSEANNATEASDLMQKKENYANRHTNGTGPFIVKSREIDVRTEFLANPHWWDKKPRHNLSNVVFTPIKSDATRTSSLLSGVVDVSVSVPVQDVQRLQQGAAIDVVQGPELRTIFLGMDQFRDELLYGNVKGKNPFKDLRVRQALYQAIDVEVLKRAVMRGASWPAGSLISPFLNGAPASLNQRAFAYDTAAAKKLLADAGYPNGFSVGLQCPNNRYVYDEQLCLAITAMLARVGIKANPMIEPAAKWNQRLNTNDVSLYMMGHAGLPMADTYAILKDVVGTQTANIGGLNSGRYSNPRFDAYLPKIASELDLAKRNQLITAAVAIERNDISHIPLHQQPVIWAAKKGIDLRQSPDNQLRLWLITVK; encoded by the coding sequence GTGGCTGGTCACGGTCAAGTAGAACCTTGCCCGCCCGAACGCCAGGGCCGCTCCATCAGATTTTCAAAGCGAAAGGATGCCGTTTCAATGAAAATTTCAAACCTGCGCCTCGTGCTTGGGGTGATGCTGGCCATTGGTGTCCACACGGCCCTGCCTGCCAAAACATTGACATGGACGGCGGGGCTGGATGCGCTGTCGATGGACCCGCATTCGTCGACCAACTCATTTACCAACGCATTCGTGACCAATGTGTATGAGTCCCTGGTGCGCTTCAACGACAAATTGCAGATCGAGCCGGCGCTGGCCGAGTCCTGGAAAATGCGCAATCCCGTGGTCTGGCGCTTCCATTTGCGGCGCGGGGTGAAGTTTCACAACGGCGAAGCGTTTGATGCCGATGATGTGGTGTTTACCTGGTCCCGTGCGAGTTCGCCCGGCTCGCTGGTGCGGATCAACCTGAGCGATATCAAGGAAGTGCGCAAGGTGGATCAATACACGGTCGATATCGAAACCCATGCCCCATTTCCGACCCTGTTGAACGAGTTGGTGCAATTTCTGGTGATGAGCAAGTCTTGGTCGGAGGCGAACAATGCGACCGAGGCCAGCGATCTCATGCAGAAAAAAGAGAACTACGCCAACCGCCATACCAATGGCACCGGCCCCTTCATCGTGAAATCACGCGAAATCGATGTCAGGACGGAGTTTCTTGCCAATCCGCACTGGTGGGACAAAAAGCCGCGGCACAATCTGAGCAACGTCGTATTTACGCCGATCAAGTCGGATGCCACGCGCACTTCGTCCTTGTTGTCGGGCGTGGTGGATGTGTCGGTCAGCGTGCCGGTGCAAGATGTCCAGCGTTTGCAGCAGGGGGCGGCCATCGATGTCGTTCAGGGGCCTGAACTGCGCACCATCTTCCTGGGCATGGACCAGTTCCGCGATGAATTGCTGTATGGCAATGTCAAGGGCAAGAACCCGTTCAAGGATTTGCGCGTCAGGCAGGCGCTGTATCAGGCCATCGATGTCGAGGTGCTCAAGCGGGCGGTGATGCGCGGCGCTTCCTGGCCGGCGGGCAGTTTGATTTCTCCGTTCCTGAACGGTGCGCCGGCGAGCTTGAACCAGCGCGCCTTTGCCTACGATACGGCGGCGGCGAAAAAACTGCTGGCCGATGCCGGCTATCCCAATGGTTTTTCCGTCGGCTTGCAGTGCCCGAACAATCGTTATGTCTATGACGAGCAACTCTGCCTTGCCATCACGGCCATGCTCGCGCGCGTCGGCATCAAGGCCAACCCCATGATAGAGCCGGCTGCAAAATGGAACCAGCGCCTGAACACCAACGATGTGTCGCTGTACATGATGGGGCATGCCGGTTTGCCGATGGCCGATACCTACGCGATTCTCAAGGATGTGGTGGGCACACAGACGGCAAACATTGGCGGCCTCAATTCAGGCCGGTATTCCAACCCGAGATTTGACGCCTACCTGCCCAAAATCGCCAGTGAACTCGACCTTGCCAAACGCAATCAACTGATCACCGCGGCGGTGGCGATAGAGCGCAACGATATTTCACATATTCCGCTGCATCAGCAGCCGGTGATCTGGGCGGCGAAGAAGGGGATCGACTTGCGCCAGTCGCCGGATAATCAGCTGCGCCTGTGGCTGATCACCGTCAAATGA
- a CDS encoding ABC transporter substrate-binding protein codes for MRISNLRIMAMLVISLAAALPASAKTLAWTAGMDAVSMDPHSSNSTFTNAFVTNVYESLVRFDDKLKIEPALAESWKMTTPMVWRFNLRRGVKFHNGEAFGADDVVFTWARVNSPGSLVRGNLSDIKEVRKVDQYTVDIETKTPFPTLLNELVQLLVMSKSWSEANNATEASDITQKKENFANRHTNGTGPFIMKSREVDIKTEFVANPNWWDKKLRHNLSDVAFMPIKSDATRTSSLLSGVVDVSVDVPVQDVQRLQAGAAINLVQGPELRTISLGMDHARDELLYSDVKGKNPFKDLRVRQAMYQAIDVEALKRAVMRGASWPAATMISPFLNGAPVSLNKRVLAYDPAAAKKLLADAGYPNGFSVGMQCPNSRLVYSEQLCLAIGTMLSRVGIKVNLMIEPIAKWIDRLNSTDLSLYIMSHAGLPMADAYAILKDVVGTHTATIGGLNAGRYSNPKFDEYLPKIASELDTAKRNQLITEAVTIERNDISHIPLHQQPVIWAAKKGIELHQSPDNQLRLWLVTVK; via the coding sequence ATGAGAATTTCAAACCTGCGCATCATGGCGATGCTGGTCATCAGTCTTGCTGCGGCGCTGCCGGCAAGCGCCAAAACCTTGGCGTGGACGGCGGGGATGGATGCGGTATCGATGGACCCGCATTCGTCCAACAGCACGTTTACCAACGCCTTTGTCACCAATGTGTATGAATCTCTGGTGCGTTTCGATGACAAACTGAAGATAGAACCGGCGCTGGCCGAGTCCTGGAAAATGACCACTCCCATGGTCTGGCGTTTCAATCTGCGGCGCGGCGTGAAATTCCATAATGGCGAAGCGTTTGGCGCCGATGATGTCGTGTTTACCTGGGCCCGCGTGAATTCGCCCGGCTCGCTGGTGCGGGGCAACCTGAGCGACATCAAGGAGGTGCGCAAGGTAGATCAGTACACGGTCGATATCGAGACCAAAACGCCATTTCCCACCCTGCTGAATGAACTGGTGCAATTGCTGGTCATGAGCAAGTCTTGGTCGGAGGCGAACAATGCGACCGAAGCCAGCGATATCACGCAGAAAAAGGAAAATTTCGCCAACCGCCATACCAATGGCACCGGCCCTTTCATCATGAAATCGCGCGAGGTCGATATCAAGACGGAGTTCGTTGCCAACCCGAACTGGTGGGACAAAAAGCTGCGCCATAATCTGAGCGATGTGGCGTTTATGCCGATCAAGTCGGATGCGACGCGCACTTCTTCGTTGTTGTCGGGCGTGGTGGATGTGTCGGTCGATGTGCCGGTGCAGGATGTCCAGCGCTTGCAGGCGGGGGCTGCCATCAACCTTGTTCAAGGCCCGGAATTGCGCACCATCTCTCTTGGCATGGACCATGCTCGTGATGAGTTGCTGTATAGCGATGTCAAGGGCAAGAACCCGTTCAAGGATTTGCGCGTCAGGCAGGCGATGTATCAGGCCATCGATGTCGAGGCGCTCAAGCGGGCGGTGATGCGCGGCGCTTCCTGGCCGGCCGCTACCATGATTTCCCCATTTTTGAATGGCGCACCGGTGAGCTTGAACAAGCGCGTCCTTGCCTACGATCCGGCGGCGGCGAAAAAATTGCTGGCCGATGCCGGCTATCCCAACGGTTTTTCCGTTGGCATGCAGTGCCCGAACAGCCGCCTGGTGTATAGCGAGCAGTTGTGCCTGGCCATCGGCACCATGCTCTCGCGTGTCGGCATCAAGGTCAATCTGATGATAGAGCCCATCGCAAAATGGATCGATCGTTTGAATTCGACCGATTTGTCGCTCTACATCATGAGCCATGCCGGGTTGCCGATGGCCGATGCCTACGCGATTCTCAAGGATGTCGTGGGCACGCACACGGCAACCATTGGCGGCTTGAACGCAGGCCGGTATTCCAATCCGAAGTTTGACGAATACCTGCCGAAAATCGCCAGCGAGCTCGATACCGCCAAACGCAACCAGTTGATCACCGAGGCGGTGACGATAGAGCGCAACGATATTTCACATATTCCGCTGCATCAGCAGCCGGTGATCTGGGCGGCGAAAAAGGGTATTGAATTGCACCAATCGCCGGATAACCAACTGCGCCTGTGGCTGGTCACGGTCAAGTAG
- a CDS encoding enoyl-CoA hydratase/isomerase family protein — translation MSSRSDGTLATRDVHFDRRGAVAHILIDRPGVMNALAPATMEKLADAFLRAERDPEVRVIVIRGAGERAFSAGVDLGVTREALVHPMKRETRNLHEIILETEKPTIAAINGVCIGAGCEIALACDLRIAVKEARFGQTEAKVGMGGNFAAVLLPQLLPRALAMELLYTGRLFSADEAFGWGLLNRVVDASELDSAAADMANSIAANAPLTVRKLKATLIRSHGLPLSAALRLDAGPDPYNSQDRMEGALAFKEKRAPRFRGI, via the coding sequence ATGTCGAGCCGCAGTGATGGAACGCTGGCCACCCGCGATGTGCATTTCGACAGGCGTGGCGCAGTGGCCCATATCCTGATCGATCGTCCCGGCGTCATGAATGCGCTGGCTCCCGCCACAATGGAAAAACTTGCGGATGCATTCTTGCGCGCAGAACGCGATCCCGAAGTGCGTGTCATCGTCATACGCGGCGCAGGCGAGCGCGCCTTCAGTGCCGGTGTCGACCTTGGTGTAACCAGGGAGGCACTCGTGCATCCCATGAAGCGTGAGACGCGCAATCTGCATGAGATCATCCTGGAGACCGAAAAGCCTACCATTGCCGCCATCAATGGCGTGTGCATCGGTGCAGGATGTGAGATCGCCCTGGCCTGCGATCTGCGCATTGCGGTCAAAGAGGCGCGTTTCGGTCAAACCGAAGCCAAAGTCGGGATGGGCGGCAACTTTGCAGCGGTGCTTCTTCCGCAACTGCTGCCGCGCGCACTCGCAATGGAACTGCTCTACACGGGCCGCTTGTTTAGCGCTGACGAAGCGTTCGGATGGGGATTGTTGAATCGGGTGGTTGACGCTTCGGAACTTGATTCAGCCGCCGCAGACATGGCCAATTCGATCGCGGCGAATGCACCGCTGACGGTGCGCAAGCTGAAAGCAACGCTGATCCGCAGCCACGGATTGCCGCTATCTGCAGCGTTGCGCCTTGACGCAGGGCCTGACCCTTACAACAGCCAGGATCGAATGGAAGGCGCTCTCGCGTTCAAGGAAAAGCGGGCGCCACGCTTTCGCGGCATCTAG